TGAAGTAATGCACGAGCGCAACGCTCACAACTTCCCGTTAGACTTGGCAAGTGGCGAACAAGCACCTGTGGCTTTAACCGCACCTTCCATCAACGGCTAAGTCGCAAAAATAACTTCATCGCTAGTCAATAGTTA
This sequence is a window from Oscillatoria sp. FACHB-1406. Protein-coding genes within it:
- a CDS encoding photosystem II protein D1: EVMHERNAHNFPLDLASGEQAPVALTAPSING